GTAAGTCCAATGGTGACTCGCTGCCCGTCTACGTCGGGGAAACCTCTCCCAACGACATCGCGAGGAGTCTGAGCAGGAACCCAAGTTCTCGACGGCTGCAGCACACCATCACACcgctggactgcttaagcCAGCGAAAAGTGCGTGATTTCAATATCCCGCTACATTTAGGTCATTCCAAATCGGTTATGTTCTTGGCGCTGTCTGAGAGATTATCAACCGAGGACGATATTGCTGATGAGGCTAGCGCCTGAGTtgtagttttctctcgctaAGAGATGAGTGGGAACAGGAATCCATATATTGCATCTAGAACGGTATCGGGGCTCTGCACCGAGCCCTCGAGCGGCACCTTTTTTTGCCGGCGCGGGAGCGATCCCGtcgcgctgccctctgcACCTTCGAACCGCTGCACGCTTGTCTGTGCCCTGCGTTTGAATGCCCTTCCGGACTGGAGCACCTCGTTTTTTTTACTTTTCATGGGAGGGAGCTTCTGTTGCCATGAGGGTGCAGGAGACATACGCCAGAATACTTAAATGAGACAGTTTTCTCCGAGCGTCGGGGGGCTTGTAGCCCCCTCTGGCGATCCGCCACAGGTTTGCTTGCTGACGGCAACACAAGAGCCGCATCCcgcgcgcttcggcggcgttTCCCGCTTTGTCCGCATGCCTTCAGCTTCTCCTCACATTCTTCGTCATCACGGGTTACATTCTCTCCGTGGCGCTCCACGAgttcgcgcatgcggcggccgcgttcAAGGGAGGCGACACTTCAGTTGTTTACTCGGTagggcgagaggaagcgagcggcAGATGCTGCGTGCGGAAGAagtggctgccgcagcagtcCGGTGTGGTGTCGCAGCCGGTATACTCCACGAATCGGGAAGGGATAGACGCGACGCTGGCGCCTGTGTGGCTCTTTGCTCTCCAGCGAGCTGGGACAGGCTCCTCATTCCGTCGGGAGCCTTGCAGGCGACACGCCGATCGCTTGGTATACCCGCCACGTGGTGCGTTTGGAGTTGATTTCTAACACGCACACATCTACAGAGGACGGGACTCGCGTCACGGTCATACAGTTATGGATATTTATACACCGATACGTATATTTGTATTTCTTTTGTTTCGCTTGCCGCTCTGTCTGTGTGACCTTTTCGCAGGGCTACCTCACGCTGGACTACCTGAGGTACTCCTCACCACTCTTCTCTCTGGGCCTCCCCCtgctctttcttctcgttgGGAGCGTGGCGCTGCCTGGGGCTGCTGTCACGATTCAGGTGAGCGACGCGAACTCTCCGTTGCATGGGCGAAACGGTGTCCCGGAGGAGCTCCCAGTCTCTCGCTGAGTCACGCGCtaggggggggaggggggcgggagggagTGCGGCGTTGCCTTCAGAGGGTTCAAGCGAGTCAGCCAGTATCAGGAGGTGTGATTTTTATTCTTGCTCAGCTGGGTTTCACTGCGGTTTTCTCAGGACGGAAGTCTGCGCGGACCGTCATGGAAGTCCCTGACGGCGCTGGGTAAGCAGAGAGACAGTAGAAAACTAAAACTCCTGAGGGCCTGGGGCGGGGAGAGCCGATTCTTTTCTGAAAGCGTCGCGGTAGTGGGACCCGGCGGCGACCGGGACGCCCCAGGTCTTTTCTTCGAGACAGTTCACGaggtcttctcgcgcgtgggagtctccgcgtcgccagagTTATGCCGAGGCGACTTCTCTGCGTAGTCGACCGGGCGCTGCGTTTGCatctccgctcgcgcaggaTCCATATCTCTGTCACGTGAATATACGCGTGCATGCGAGGCTGGAGCTCTTGCCTCTCGTAGCCGTGTGTGATGGGCGCGTCTATCGGGCCTCGTTTGTTTTTGCGTGCCTGCTCTGCCATTTCTGTCAAGGTCTCCTCGTGTGCGACGTGGGGCCTGTCGCGGTAAAGAGTGCAAGTCCCTCAGCGGCGTGCGCCAGTCGCAGTCCGGACCTGCGTAtttcctctgtctcgccgcggcggtgaTGGAAGTCGACTTGGAAGGTTTTTTCACCAGGCTCAGCTCTCGTGTGCTTGCGGTGTGCGGGTGCTGTCTCGCAGCCGGCCCGCTCGCGAacttcctctgcggcttcttcttctccgccttgcTGCAGCTGACGCTCTTGGCTGCGACGCACTACTACACGGTACTTCACATGGGCCTTGCTTGGTGCGTGGATTCAAGACTTTCAGAAAATTGTTTGAGACTCAAAGGCCTGTCTCCCGAGTCTCATGCGGCTTCTCAAAAAGCCAGTCCATCACTGAGTTTGCACTCAGAATGCCGAGTTTGATAGAAAAGGGAGGCGCACGTGGCGAGGGACGCGCAGGGGTGAATGGCAAGCTACGGCAGCAGAGTTGGAAACTGTCCTTCCGAAGTGCaaacgcacgcggcgcgcgtttGCGTTTTTCTGCTTGGTCTGCAGCTTGGTCTACTTTCAGGCCATGAGCTTCATCATCAACATTattcctcttcctccgctcgAGTAAGCATCAGATTTGCGGCGTTATCGCAGCAGCTCTGCGTAGCAGCGGCGACGTACctgtgtctttttttctctcaaTCTCTGCAAGTCCGTTggagcgtcgcgcgcccgcgagtgTAGATCTTGCCTCTTCAGGTACTCCAGTGTTCGTTGGCGTTCTTGCGCCGATGAGTTTTCCCACGTTTTCTTCCGGCATGCATGGGTCGTGGGCGGCAGTAGGCCTTCAGCACGCGAAGGGTCTATGGCGAGCTAGGCTCAGGTTTTTTGCGTCTGCCGATGACGTGCCTGTTTAAGAGGCGCAGTCGCCCCTTCGTGGGCGCGCGATTGAGTCTCGAAGTCCCGCGGCTAACGCTGAGGAGCGAGCACCCTTGCTTGTTGGCGCCACAACGcatgcggcagctgcgaatCAGCCACGCGGGCCGCGTGAGGCAGAAAGCGCGCGGGGTTCGTTCTGAGTGCGTTTGACTCCTCCGCAATGCAGATCTGTAGTACGCAAGTCGAGTGCGAGATGGTGTCCTTCCTAGACTGCCACGGAGCGCTCTGACTCTGAGGTTGACCTCCGTTTGCGTCGCTCTGAGTGCGCAGCCGGAGATGAGATCTGCGCAAGTATGGAAGCTCAGCTGATTTTATGTGCTGAGAGCTCCTGGGTTCTAGGAGACCAGCAGCTCTGGTCGGTTTCTCGCGCGCGATGAAGAAGCGAATGCCTATCCGTGCTGAGAGCTGCTGGGTTCTAGGAGACCAGCAACTCTGGTCGGTTTCTCGCGCGTGATGGAGAAGCGAATGCCTCCGTGTTTTGCTGtttccgcgcgcagcggctgggCGGCGATCGAGCCTTGGTTGCCTGAGTCGTGCTTCCTCAAGAAGGCGATGAACGACCCTGCGTGGAGGCTCGTCGTCCCGCTGCTAgtgctcgcggcgcttcttccgctcttCGCCAGAGTAAGTCCCTGCGGTCTTCTCGGTTTTCTCTCAGTGGCTTTGCTCTTTTGGCCTGAGCCGAGCGGAGAGTTCTCCGCGGCATGCACTGGGGAGCAGGAAGGGGCCGACTAGCCGTTTCCTTCCGCTTTGCGCGCCattcttttttcttttctttctctctacCGAATACGGTTAGCCTAGTCTGTGTGCGTGGCTCTGCCTCCGTGGGCAAATCGGCATGCACTGGGACGGTgggtgcgtgtgtgtgacgCCCTCATAATTGCTCTCTCTAAAGGTGCGTTGCCGTGTCGCCGGGGGGAAGTCTTTCTGCGGTTGTGAATTAGCTGGTTGTGTGTTCGCGTTGAACTGTGACGTGTGCGCATTTGAGGCATCTGCGTGTCTCGTTTTCGGCGATCAGGTCCCTTATTTCGGCGACGCGGTGAACGTGGTAGCTGTCACGGTCTTCCGAGCGCCCGCAGACTTGACGCCGTTGGCGGTGCGGTATTTTTCGATGCCGTACAGCGAGTGGCGGCACATGCATCGGATCCCGGTGCCTACTgacctcgccgtcgccgcggcggccgttcCCGACGTTTTGGAGGGGTTTCTGCTCAACTGACCCGAAGCTGCCGGctcgggagggggggaaaTACCCGGctacgaaggcgaggcggcgagttTGCGACCTCCGGGGAACGAAATAaaacgcgcgccgctgggcgACACGCAGAGGTCGTGTGCAAAGTCTCACGCCGAAAGACACCTCGGTCATCTCTACAGTTTCAAATATTTTATCGTCACGGTTACTCAAGGGGTGAAAGGGGGAGGCTTTCCGTCGCGCTGGggaagcgcgcgcgaagcgcccgccgccatcCCTCCTCGGGGAATGCCGCCGCTGGGCGACAGACACAACTACGCAGGACAGGCTGGCGTTGCTCTCACCACCAACACCACACTGACAGGGTTTCCGCCTGAGAGACTGTAGTCGGACTCTAGTGCTTGACGGGATGACAAAACTCAGCTGCAGGGAGCAGAAAACTTTAGAGGGAAGGGAGCGACTCGGCGATGCATCTAGAATGGTGGGTGACGTCACTGTGTCGAGCGATTGGTCAGATCTCTGCTTTTCGAACTGCAGAGATTGTCAGTCTGGATAACGGAGAAGCCCCCCCGTCCCCTGCTTAGACACCGTTGCTGGCTCTCCGCCTCAGCGCCCAAGTTCCTAAATGATATCGGGGCGGCAAGCGTCAGCGCGCAGTTGAGTTTTATGCTCGCGGGGGCGAGCTTGGACTCGCACACAAGTTTCCGGACTTCTACCCCGTCGTACTACCGCGAAAATAGACTAGCACACTCGTTGTTTGCTTGGTTGTGCATTCGCGTAGGGCGAGCCCTTCCGTGACAAAGGGAGTTCGTCTGGAGAGCAGAAACTTCACCATAGAGGAAAAGTCAGAGAAGCGCGACTCCCGGCCGTTTCGTATCTGCCGTGGCAGGGTCGGTTTCGTtcccaaataattacaggcAACACTTTGGCGCTCTGATATGCTTCTGGAACATTTTATGTATTTGGTAGCGTTCAACATCTTTTGTGGGAAATGGACAAGCTTGAGAGCGGGAACAACTAGGTTACGTCACGCGGGCGTGGGCTACGAATACACGAACGTCTGCCGAATCTTCGGGTTTAGGGTTGATCGCCTGTTGCGGTAGATACGCACGTTCACCACCAAGCAACCGGCAAACGCCGTCTAGGGAAGCTCGAATAGACGGGCCTCTCCACGGACGTCGTCCTCGATTCTAAAGAACTATTGCTGAAACTCAGTAGAACGCGCTGTCCTCAGCCGCACTGTGCTGGGA
This DNA window, taken from Besnoitia besnoiti strain Bb-Ger1 chromosome III, whole genome shotgun sequence, encodes the following:
- a CDS encoding peptidase, M50 family protein (encoded by transcript BESB_049100); the protein is MVAIKTFLSELRRSRQPHMVVWLRPSAPPAEQFSLPLFLPLITGRLTGATVRSSMEGDAFLGSRIIREGADPELGRPLRASAALADASRLQASGRSLHEGSYSASPREGGVLRCLRRAFIRPCCCFPDAAASRPEGAYTGWWVPPILGLAPVFWLTIFATIGLGVASHFYWQPLLLTFFVITGYILSVALHEFAHAAAAFKGGDTSVVYSGYLTLDYLRYSSPLFSLGLPLLFLLVGSVALPGAAVTIQDGSLRGPSWKSLTALAGPLANFLCGFFFSALLQLTLLAATHYYTVLHMGLACLVYFQAMSFIINIIPLPPLDGWAAIEPWLPESCFLKKAMNDPAWRLVVPLLVLAALLPLFARVPYFGDAVNVVAVTVFRAPADLTPLAVRYFSMPYSEWRHMHRIPVPTDLAVAAAAVPDVLEGFLLN